In the Rhinopithecus roxellana isolate Shanxi Qingling chromosome 16, ASM756505v1, whole genome shotgun sequence genome, tcaagaaaaaaaaaaaagaaatggctacGGTAGGCAAGGGCTTATTTCACAGCACCTGCCCTGTGGGCTttgaggaggaaggagacaggCACTCCCCCAGTTAGGGTATTGGGATCCAGCCTTCAGCCCCATTCCTGGGAACACCCCCCTGCCTTCCATGGGGAAACGTATTTCCATGTGATTTGGGTAGAGCTGGCCTGCCTAGGCCTAGCCAGTCAGAACACCCCATCCCTGGCCAGGGGATTGCTTCAGAAACGTGCACATAACCACAACCAAATTAACCAGCATTTTCCCTAGAAACTGTTCTGCTACTGCAGACACAGGTGACTGCCCTTCCTTGGAGGTGACTGtgcagggaggctggggctgtgggTACCTGGTGCCCACTGTAGTAAGAGATGGAGCCTCTCTAAGAAATGGTATCCCCTGGGTCCAGCTGTATCTCTTGCCTTCCCACTTACCTAAGCCACAAACGTTGCTCCTTTTTGCTCAAGCTAATTTCTGTCTTacagaaattagaatttttttcacttacaaCCGCAAAGAACCCCCACTGATGCAGGAGGACAGTATTGATGTCTTTGTGTTGGGGACTAAGGTGAGGTGGTCGTAGCTAGGGACTGGAGggactttttacatttttgttgtttttgagatggaatcttactctgtcacccaggctggagtgcagtggtgtgatctcagctcactgcaacctctgcccccgggttcaagcaattctgcctcagcctcccaagtagctgggatcacaggcatgcaccaccataaccagctaattctgtatttttagtagagaagtgggttccaccatgttggccagactggtcttgaactcctgacctcaggtgatctgcccacctcagcttcccagagtgctaggattacaagcctgagccactgcacctgaccataATGTTCTTGACCGCCTCGGGGCCAAGTAGGATTCAAGAGAAGACTTCATGGAGAGATATCATTGGGAGAGGGTTTGATAAATCCCCAACACCTGAAGTTTGTTAACAGCTTGTGCTAAGTAtgtcttttttagttttcttctgtgtCACAAGATCTATTTTTATACAAACAACTCATTCTGCAGATGCAATTTTGAATCCTGTTTTACTTTGACATTGCATCACCTTTCCACATTATTATAAATTCCCCAGTTATCCTATGTGTTCATTGTTCCATGAGCTGGACGGGCTTTTTCACCATCTAACCAATCCCCTACTTTCGAGTATTTTAGATCATTTCccgttagctttttttttttttaccatgataCTAATAGCAAAGAACGTCTTGGTGAGTCATCATTCTCCTGTGTTTATGATTATTTCACCCAAGTAGGAAACTCTTCTCAACGTGAGAAACAGCTAACAGAGACGCAAGCTGCAGGCAAGCGGAGGTCACCAAGAGCCCTTCCTGTCCCCTCAGCCCCACCTGGAAGCTTCAAATCGTGACCTCTGTAAAATCAGGACAGAGCCCGTGACCACTGACTCAAGGGACCATCCAGCCTATGAAAGTGTTTGATTTGCCCTCCATAGGGTTTGTTTTGTGTCAATTCTGAACTAGCTGTTAACGTTCTGAAATTGGGAGATTTCACATACAAACCTGGATTTCTGGATGCTTCTTAAAACTAAGAGATCTGGAGCTGAGAAGCAGCTGTCTCATGAGACAGagcctgtgtcccagctgtggCCCTAGCTAACATGGTCCTGCTGCTGAGATGACACGTCCCAGCCCTTGCACACCTTTACAACTGCCCACAGAGTCCTGAAAGCACCTCCGGCTGCCCGCCAGGCCTTCCCGCCCCAGTCTAGTTCCAGACCCCAAGAGGGCTGAAGTTTCTGATTAAACAGGCCCCCATGACAATGAAAGGGGGAGACACAGGGAAGCCCTAACCTCCAACCACAAAAGAACCTGATCCTCAGCCTTGTCACCCCACAGCGGGGTCAGCACATGTGCCGCAGGGGGCAGGGGTCTGTGCCACAACCTGTCCTCTCCCACAGGGATGGTCACACTGTTCCTGTCTAGAGGGAACCTTAAGAGACTGTCATGAATTCTTGCACTATGTCCCTCACCAAGCCATGTTACAGGCagggaaaactgaggttcaaggtcacacagttaacaGTGTGAGGAGGCCTGGCTGGCGGCGGCAATGCTTAATCCAAAGGTAGACCCTGCAGACGGCAGATTCAGGCCCTGGCTGACGAGACCGCCTACCCCCAACGCAGAGCTTCCACGATCCCCCACTCACTCATCCTCTGTCTCCAGGACATCCCGGGGCACGGGCAGCAGGGACAGGAGGCAGGCTTGGCTCATGTGCTGGATCTCCCCTAGCCGCTGCTGGTGCTGAGGCTCCGACATGTGGTCCTGGAACTCCTGCAGCAGGAGGGAGTGAGGGATGGGCCTGGGGTGTGAGCCCGGAACAGTGGGCAaggctggggcctggggaggCAGACCCCAACCTCATCACTCTGAGCCCATTTCTCTCACCACACATTTCTCTCTTGTGTAGGCTGGAGCAGGCACGATAAACTGAGACACAGGGCACATGCCAGCCCAAGCTTCTGCCCCTCCCAGAGGATGTGTGAGTGCCTCAAAGACAAGCAGCAGCCTGGTTAGCATCCAGGTCTCCAAGGCTCTGCCAGGTGAGGCACAGAGTAACACAGCTCATAGCACAAGAGTAGTAATAATACAAGTACAACGCGATCATGATTACTGCTACACTCACTTTGGGCCAGGCCTGCGCTCAGGACTCCAACGTCACATTGGTGACTCCCCAGAACCACCCAGTGAGGTAGATTCTAaacgtttctttctttctttctttcctttctttcttcctttctttctttcttttcccctcccctcccctcccctcccctcccctcccctcccctcccttcccttcccttcccttcccttccttccctccttctcggctcactgcaacctctgcctcctggattctcctgccttagcctcctgagtagctaggattacagatgcacaccaccacgtatttttagtagagatggggtttcaccatgttggtcaggccagtctcaaactcctgacctcatgatccacccacctcggccttccaaagtgctgggattgagccaccgtgagccaccgtgcccgaccctaAACCTTCCTTTGTCTGATGCGAGAGGAAAAAGGCACAGGGTGGACTTTGCTTTCCAAGGTCCCCCAGCTACTCAGAGCCGATATGAACCAGGTCTGCCGGACTCTAAAAacctgcttgagcccaagaggtagaggctgcagtgagctgagatgatgccattgcattccaacctgggagacagagtaagaccctgtctcgaaacaaaaaacaaaaaaacaaaaccaccaaaaCCTGCCTTCTTGGCTGGTCAGGAAATGTTTCCCAAGCAAATGCATGGCTGCTGGAGGCAGGGCCCAGTGCAGCCTGAGGCAGCCTTGGGAGGGCAGGCTGTGCATTCCACGCaggccccacccctccccacccttaTCTCCTGTATCAGTACCTGCTGGCTGGAGCAGCTGGCCTTGCAGATGTAGCAGAAGAACTGGAGGGCCTGCTTTGAGGGAGTGCTGGTAGCTGCAGGGGTGGAGGAGGCGGAGTCACTGGGGCGGGGCACAGGTGTCAGGGGTACAGTGCTAAAGGCCCGGCTGTCACTGCTCTGCAGAATGGTGACCTTCAGGGAGCCCCCAGCGCCCCATACCTGCATGGGGAGTAGAAACTGAGCTTCTACCAACTGTGTACTTACAGTGGGCCAGCCCAGCATTCGACATCTACCAACATTGTCTCATTGGATCTTCCTGatgatagggaaactgaggctgtgaGCTGTTAGGTGACCACCCCAGCTTACACAGCTAGAAAGCACTGCAGTCAGGATGTGTACCCAGGTCGGCCTACAGTACCACCCGTCCCACCCCTTGTACGACAGATGGGGAAACAAGACTCATAGAAGGGAAAGGGTTTGCCCAGTTATGCAGAGCTGGGACCCAAACCCCACAGAGAGGCTTCCACTCTATGCTCTCTCCATGAGGGCAACATTACCCATGCAAGACCGGGGCTCTTGCTTGGGGATGGGCAGGCTGGAAGGGACAGATGTGAAGACAGCACAACAGCAAGAAGGTCCCATGCAGACCACTGTCAAGCCCAGCCTGGTCTGTCCACCCATCCTAGGCAGAGGGCTGTCATCCCATTTCACAGTGGGGGAAACACAAGGAGGCCCTGAGGTGGCCTGGGGCAGAAAGAGGCCATCCCAccctgctgggctctgtggcccTCACACTGCCACATCAGGGCCTCTACCCACCCCTGGCATCTCTCTAGCTCTGTTTTCACATTCTCCCACATCTAGGCCACTGGCCGACTCCTTCTGGATCTCTTCCATGCTGACTCGGGTGCCCACAGGCTCCGGCAAGGTCTTTTCCATGCCTGAAATGACAGATGTGCTCTGTTTCCCAGAGTGCATCTCCCACCCCAGGCCCAAGAGCTGCTTTCTCCGTCCGCAGCCAGAACCTTGAGGCCTCCAGCATGGATGACCCTGGACCTGGGTTCCGGGCCTAGCCATCAGTCCCAGGCAGCACCCAGTCAGGGGAGGAATGAAGGGTCTGGGCAGAGCTGTTCTGTCACCAGACCAGCTGGAAGCCAGTGCTCACTTACCTCCACCAGCTTCTACTGCATCAGATGGCATCTCCAACCCGCAGACATGAACCACAACTGGTGTTTGCTCTGGAGCCAGCACCGACACCTGTGGCTGGGTCTGAGGTTGCTCATGGGTTTGCTCTGGTGGCTGTACTGGCACCTGCGCTGGAGGCTGCTCCTGCGGCTGGACCCTTGGCTGTGCTTGTGTGTGGACCTGTGGATACGTCTGTGTCTGGGCCTGTTTCTGCAGCTGCAGGTGCACCTGCCTTGGGGGCTGTGAACGTGCCTGGGGCTGCAGTCGCTtctgcagctctgcctcctgctgcaGCTGCACCTGCCTTGGGGCCTGTGAATGTGCCTGTGGCTGTACCTGTGGCTGCATCTGCTTCTGtggctctgcctcctgctgcaGCTGTGGCTGCACCTGCTTCTGTTGCAGCACTAAGTGCTCAGGAGAGGTCTGTGTTTGTGCCTGCTTCTGCAGCTTTGGCTGCACCTGGGTGTCTGTGGGTGGTATCCGTGGCTGAGTCTGTGACTGCACCTGGGCCTGGACCTGCAGGACCCGTGGCTGGAATCGTGGCAGCACTTGGGCTTCCCGGGGCTCAGGCAGCAGGTCTGGTGTCTGTGTCTGTTTCGGTACTGTCATCCGGGCCTGTGGCTGGGCCTTCGCCTGTAGCTGCCCTGGAGGTTCCTTCTCTGTGGGTTCTTCTGAGCTAGGAAGGATCAAAAGAAAATCCCAGTCATGTCTTCAAAGAGGCCCCAGGGGCTCCCAAGGAAGGCCAAAactaggccaagcatggtggctcccatctgtaatcccagcattttgggaggctgaggcaggtggatcattcgaggtcaggagttcgagaccagcctagccaacgtggtgaaacctgggattacaggtgtgagccaccatgcccagcccaagattgtttctttttgttttgtttttttgttgttgttgtttatttgtttttttttttttgagatggagtttcgctcttgttgcccaggctggagtgcaatggcacgatctcggcttattgcaacctccgcctcctcggttcaagcaattctcctgcctcagcctcctgagtagctgggattacaggtatgcaacaccacgcccagctaattttgtatttttagtagagaaggggtttctccatgttggtggctggtctcaaactcctgactgcaggtgatccgcccacctcagcctcccaaagtgctgggattacagttgtgagctaccGCACGCAGCCCAAGACTCAGTTTCTAATGCTGGCTCTACTACTTACAGGCTGGGGATTTGGGCAAACTTCTTTGGCTGTCTAGGCCTCAGTTTCACCTAAATAAACCGGGGAGAGTCATTCTCACCTCCCACAATTTGCTGACATGTATCCAACTGGCTCTGTAAACGACCTGCCTGTTGCGGCCCCAGATGAACATCTTTATCCCTCCCACCCAGCCATCCAGCTTGGCCTCCAGGTGGCTCAGTCCCAAGGAAGACACCAGAGTCTGGCCGGGAGCTTCCCCAGGTCAGATGCGGAAAAAAGTATGGCTTTCCTCCAAGTCAGAGGCCAAGGCCCTTTCCTTGCTCCAGCTCCACTGAAGGGTGAACCCCCTCTGCCACTGCCACCCCTGCCTTTGCAGGAATGAGAGCACAGGGCACCCAGGCCCAGGTCAGGTTTTCAGCATCAGTTACCTCCTCAACCTCTTGGCTGGCGGCTCGGACACCTCACAAGGCTCAGGCTCAGGTGCTGCAGTGCATTTTTCCTTGGCGATGTCCTCTGGGCAGGGTGGTAAATCTTGGTCTGGAATGGAGGCATGAGCAAGGGAACTCAGATGTTGGGGAGAGCATCTCTGACCTCCATGAGATAGGCACTGGGCTCCCCACCTTCCCACCAAGAACCCCAGCCTCCCACACTTGCCTCTATCACCTGCTGACCCGCCCACCGGCCCCGCCCCATCCATGTCCCTCTGAAGGGCCAgcagcctccctccctcaccttctGGTGTGTCCATCCGGGGCTCTGCGGCTTCCTCAGACCCCTCTGGGGGGTCTGACTTGTCTTCCACAGGCATTGTCTGAGAAGAAGAATCCTGCTTCCTTTCAGAAACTATGTTGACATCCGATACCCACCCCTATCAGTACCCCCTTGCCCAAGGGCAGCTGCCCCCATCCTCCAGGGGATGATAGGCCCCAAGCACCTCTGGTGGGCCTGGCCCCAGAGCTGCCGAGTGGATGATCTTAGTAAAAATGCCCCAGCAATGGTGTCTAGGGGACTCTACCTAGTTGTCTGTTAAATAAACCCAGGTTTGGAGGACACGAAGCCTTCTCCTGGCCACAGTGCTACCTCCTGACCTGACTTCCCACCCAGTTTTCCACGAAGTAGCCAGTGGggtccttctttttctttttttgagacagagttgcactcttgtggcccaggctggaatgcaatagcacaatcctgcaacctccgcctcctgggttcaagcgattctcctgccttagcctcccaagtagctgggattacaggtgcacgccaccacacctgcctaatttttgtatttttagtagagttggggattcaccatgttggccaggctggtctcaaactcctgacctcagatgatctgcccgcctcggcctcccaaagtgctgggattacaggcatgagccaccacacctggcccagtggGGTCCTTCTAAAATGCAAACCTGATCATGTCTCTTCTTTCAGGCTTAAAGCCCTCCCATGGCTTCCCGCAGCCCTGGTGCATGCCTCACGCCAAGCCTGAAAACACTCTGCACACCCACCCCTTCCCTGCACAACCTGGCCTCTGCACACTCCCTGCCCCGGCAACCAGCCCTCTCTGCTTATCTCCCTTGGCCTTCTCTCTGGTCAAGCCCCAAGCCCGGCCCTGACCCCAGGCTTTCACTTAGAGCTTCAGAAGCCCTTCTTGCAGGAAGCCCTCCTGACTCCAGAATGGGTCCAGAACCCACTTCCTTTTCGTGgcatttctgtcttctttttttttttctttttccatagagtcagggtctcactgtgtttcccaggctggtctcgaactcctgggctcaagtgatcctcctgccttggccttccatagtgctgggattacaggcatgagtcatcgcaCCCGGCCTCCACAATCTTAATTAATTGGTTGGAGCATTATTTGCATTAATATCTCTCACCACCCTCCCCATTCCCGTCCAAGACCTCAGGGAGGGCGAAGCCAGATACATCATCTGCACCAGGGAGTCCCCTGCAGGGACTTCCAGATGTCTGCTAAATAAACACACAGCTCTCTCTGGCCATTTCCAGGGTACCCCAGGAGGCCACCAGAAGcctgcagcctccctccctccctccttccctccctcctgctaAGCCCAAGGAATGAGCACTGAGCAGGAAATGGCAATCTGGACACATCAGGACTCTGCCCTTCAGAAACTACCCAGCTGTCACCCTGCACGACACAGGCACCAGCCTGAGAGTCAGGAGGCCTGGGCTCTGGGTCCACCTCGACAGCTGTGGGACTCAggaccacccccaccccaatctcTGAGCCTGGGTTTTTCCATACGTGAAAAAATGAGGGCAGGACAGGTTAGACACTAGACCAGATCTGTGATAACAGGCCCGTTGGAAGGCTGGAGGCAGGGCCGCTCGCTGGAGGAAAAGCCCTCACCTCCAGAAGTGGCGTTGTCCCTGCCCTGGAATGCACCCAGGAGCAGTGTGTGAGGGAGGAGCTGCGGGGACCTTCCGGGATAGGACAGTCTAGGGAGGAGGTGAGCCCTTTGCAGATCTCCTGCTTATGCCAGGAAAAAGGTAAACACCTCTCAAACACACAAGTTGCCAGGGGGCTGCAGGCTGGAACCTATAGCTGGCAACAGCGCATAGCTTAGGATTTTATAGCATTGTACCCGAGTTATATTTCCTATactttgtttgttggtttgtttgtctgagacggagtctcactctgttgcccaggctacagtgcatgatcttggctgactgcagcctctgtcttccaggttcaagcgattctcctacctcagccttcctgagtagctgggattacaggcacccgccgctagggcccggctaatttttgtgtttttagtagagacggggtttcaccatgttggccaggctggtttcgaactcctgacctcaaacgatctgccctcttcagcctcccaaagtgttgggattacaggcgtgagccactgcacccagcaatttCTTATACTTCTATGAATGGTAATTAACTTAGATAATTTTTAGCATGTCAGGTTATGATATGTTTCCTTTCAAAACAAATGTAACAGAAAGGAAGTTCACTCATTCAAAGCCATGCTATCCCACACAGTCGCCCCACAGCCTCAGGAGAGCAGTTGAAACTGGCCGGGCTGAATTGAGAGGTCAGTATCAGATACACACCAGACTGTGAAGATTtcgtagtttttaaaaaaggaacgtAAAAAGcctcattttttatattgatgACAGGTTGAAATAATAGTTTCACATGGGATTGGGTTAAATAAGTTAGTAATATTAATTTAGCccatttctttctactttataaTGTGGTTACCAGAAAATTTTAAGTTACATATACagcttgtattttatttctactgagcagtactgaatttttttttcttttttttgagacagggtctcactttgtcacccaggctggagtacagtagtatgATCGTAATTCACTGCAGCtgctaactcctggcctcaagcaaacctcccacctcagcctcccaagtccctggcattacaggcatgcaccatcatgccccgataattttatttttatttttatttttatttattaattttttgagacaagagtttcactcttcttcaccaggctgcaacctccgcctcctgggttcaagcgattcttctgcctcagcctcctgagtagtcaggattacaggcgtgcaccaccatgcccggcgacatttttgtatttttagtacagaagggatttcgccatattggccaggctggtttcaaacctctgacctcaggtgatctacccaccacggcctcctaaagtgctgggattacaggcgtgagacccCAGGCCCAGCCacaccaataattttaaaagaaacattaagctgggcacagtggctcacgcctgtaatcccagcactttgggaggctgaggcgggtggatcacctgaggtcaggagtttgagactagcctggccaacatggagaaaccccatctctactaaaaacacaaaattagccgggcgtggtggtgtaagcctgtaatcccagctactcaggaggctgaggcaggagaatcgcttgaacccgggaaacagaggtttcagtgagccgagattgcaccattgtacttcagcctgggcaataagagtgaaacttcgtctcaaaaaaagaaacattaagtaAATGATAGTACTGGTAGTATTTGTGCATGGCAAAAATCCCTTCGGTGATACAAGAATATTTGAAGTTTGGGAAACACTAAACAAGTCCATTCCTgccccctcattttacagatgaggaaactgaggcataaagggAGTGTGACCTGTTCGAAGGCCCAGGCTGAGCCAGAGTGGGTGGCACTGGGGCTGACACCCAGGGTCCCCTCCCGCCCACTCCCATCCCCATCTGACTCACGCCACCCATCACTCACCTTTCGATTGGAGGTGGTAGAGGAGGAGGTCCGGGCCTGTTTCTGGGGGTTCCGTCCTGAAAGGTTGAACTGGGAGGGGTTCATGGGGACCCCAACAGGAGGAGGTCCCAGCAAGGACTGGCGAGTGGCCTGGGGAAAGAACTGTTGCAAATTTGGAGTGGCCAGTTGGGGGGGTGTGAGGCTGGGGGCTGTCAGGCTGGGGGCTGCGAGGCCTGGGGATGCCATGCCGTAGCCTCGGAGGTTACCTGCAGGCAAGAAGTGAGGAGAAGAGGGGTCACACTGTGGTCAGGTAGCAGAAGGTAGGGTCAGGCGTCAGTGCCCCAGAGCATCATGGGAACATCCCAGATAATTGAAGGGGACTTTTCCACCCAAGGGCAGCCGAAGGGAAGAGACTAGAGCTCAGGCTCAGTCTCACCTTGGGCACTCGTGGTGAAGGAGGCTTTAGCGCTCTTTCCTGCcccagctggggtgggggtgctgcCTTTAGCATTCCCCAAAACCCTGCTCACCCTCAGGCATGCTTTAGAGTCTGCCACAGAGTAGGTGAGAGACTTAGCACAGCCCATAGGGAGAACCAGCAGGAGGGCTGGTCCCTGGGATAACAGGAcacccacccctacccccaccagCTACCCTTTATCAGCAGCaactatgagccaggcactgtgctaagcccaTTCCTCACACTGCCTCAGTCCCTCGGCCCAGCAGGTATCAGGGTGGGTGTTATTTCTCCCGATGACAAAACAGAGACAGAGTGGAGGTACAGCTTGCCCAGGTTCTCTATGAGGGGCACCGCCATCCACCTACTGCCCCAGCCAAGATTCTGGGGTCTTCCtcattcctccctctctctgccctATCCCATGCAAGCCATCCCCAGATCCTATCAACTCTGTCTCCCATGCCTCTTCCCAATCTGACTTTCCCGCTccatccccactcccactccctgcctcctcccaaaACCGCTTGATCCTTTGCCTGAATTCCAGCCACAGCTTTTGCACAGGATGGCGGCAAACAGTCATCTTTCTCAAGCCATATTCTAAGTTCATCTCTCCCTTCTGCCCAAACACTTCCATAGCTCCCTGCTGCTGGGCAGCAAAGCCCATTCCTCACTGCATGGTCTGGCCCTTCCCACCTTTCCAGTCTCCTTTCTTGCCATTCTCCCCACATGTCCCCACTATATTCCAGTCACATGTCCCTGTGCAGTCCTTCAGAcatcctgcctcagggcctttgaatgtgctgttccctctgcctgggctgTTATATCCGCTGACTCCCATTCACCCTTCAGAACTCCCTATAGGTGTCTCTCCTCCAAGAGACCTTCGCAGACTGTGTCCCCAAAGGCCCCAGCTTCCAGTTCTAGGACAAGCCACATACTTTCCttgtctgctttttttgttttgttttgtttttgagatggagtctcgctctgttgtccaggctggagtgcagtggtgcgatcttggctcactgcaacctccacctcccaggttcaagtgattctcctgcctcagcctcccaagtagctgggactatagacacccaccaccatgcctggctaatttttggatttttagtagagacaggatttcaccatgttggccggctggtctcaaactcctgacctcagggtgatccgcccaccttggcctcccaaagtgctgggattacagatgtgagtcaccacatccagctcctTGTCTGCTTTCTGCTTCACATCATCTAACTCAGCTCTGCACCTCAGGGGAGGCCCAGAGTTTGGGAAGTATTTAAGGGATGAAAGGCAGTTGGAACTCTTGCCCCAGTGCTGGGATGGGAAGCACAGTGGTTAAAGCTTAAAGCATGGGTCAGCTGTGCTGTGAGTGCCGGGTTCAAATCCAGTCTCTACAGTACGAGCtctgtgacctttttttttttttttttgagacggagtctcactctgccacccagactagagtgcagtggccggatctcagctcactgcaagctccgcttcccgggtttacgccattctcctgcctcagcctcccgagtagctgggactataggcgcccgcctcgtcgcccggctagttttttttgtatttttaagta is a window encoding:
- the CIZ1 gene encoding cip1-interacting zinc finger protein isoform X4, with amino-acid sequence MFNQQQQQQLQQLQQQQLQQQQLQQQQLLQLQQLLQQSPPQAPLPMAVSRGLPAQQPQQPLLNLQGTNSASLLNGSMLQRALLLQQLQGLDQFAMPPATYDTAGLTMPTATLGNLRGYGMASPGLAAPSLTAPSLTPPQLATPNLQQFFPQATRQSLLGPPPVGVPMNPSQFNLSGRNPQKQARTSSSTTSNRKTMPVEDKSDPPEGSEEAAEPRMDTPEDQDLPPCPEDIAKEKCTAAPEPEPCEVSEPPAKRLRSSEEPTEKEPPGQLQAKAQPQARMTVPKQTQTPDLLPEPREAQVLPRFQPRVLQVQAQVQSQTQPRIPPTDTQVQPKLQKQAQTQTSPEHLVLQQKQVQPQLQQEAEPQKQMQPQVQPQAHSQAPRQVQLQQEAELQKRLQPQARSQPPRQVHLQLQKQAQTQTYPQVHTQAQPRVQPQEQPPAQVPVQPPEQTHEQPQTQPQVSVLAPEQTPVVVHVCGLEMPSDAVEAGGGMEKTLPEPVGTRVSMEEIQKESASGLDVGECENRAREMPGVWGAGGSLKVTILQSSDSRAFSTVPLTPVPRPSDSASSTPAATSTPSKQALQFFCYICKASCSSQQEFQDHMSEPQHQQRLGEIQHMSQACLLSLLPVPRDVLETEDEEPPPRRWCNTCQLYYVGDLIQHRRTQDHKIAKQSLRPFCTVCNRYFKTPRKFVEHVKSQGHKDKAKELKSLEKEIAGQDEDHFITVDAVGCFEGDEEEEDDEDEEEIEVEEELCKQVRSRDISREEWKGSETYSPNTAYGVDFLVPVMGYVCRICHKFYHSNSGAQLSHCKSLGHFENLQKYKAAKNPSPTTRPVSRRCAINARNALTALFTSSGRPPSQSNTQDKTPSKVTARPSQPPLPRRSTRLKT
- the CIZ1 gene encoding cip1-interacting zinc finger protein isoform X3; its protein translation is MFNQQQQQQLQQLQQQQLQQQQLQQQQLLQLQQLLQQSPPQAPLPMAVSRGLPAQQPQQPLLNLQGTNSASLLNGSMLQRALLLQQLQGLDQFAMPPATYDTAGLTMPTATLGNLRGYGMASPGLAAPSLTAPSLTPPQLATPNLQQFFPQATRQSLLGPPPVGVPMNPSQFNLSGRNPQKQARTSSSTTSNRKDSSSQTMPVEDKSDPPEGSEEAAEPRMDTPEDQDLPPCPEDIAKEKCTAAPEPEPCEVSEPPAKRLRSSEEPTEKEPPGQLQAKAQPQARMTVPKQTQTPDLLPEPREAQVLPRFQPRVLQVQAQVQSQTQPRIPPTDTQVQPKLQKQAQTQTSPEHLVLQQKQVQPQLQQEAEPQKQMQPQVQPQAHSQAPRQVQLQQEAELQKRLQPQARSQPPRQVHLQLQKQAQTQTYPQVHTQAQPRVQPQEQPPAQVPVQPPEQTHEQPQTQPQVSVLAPEQTPVVVHVCGLEMPSDAVEAGGGMEKTLPEPVGTRVSMEEIQKESASGLDVGECENRAREMPGVWGAGGSLKVTILQSSDSRAFSTVPLTPVPRPSDSASSTPAATSTPSKQALQFFCYICKASCSSQQEFQDHMSEPQHQQRLGEIQHMSQACLLSLLPVPRDVLETEDEEPPPRRWCNTCQLYYVGDLIQHRRTQDHKIAKQSLRPFCTVCNRYFKTPRKFVEHVKSQGHKDKAKELKSLEKEIAGQDEDHFITVDAVGCFEGDEEEEDDEDEEEIEVEEELCKQVRSRDISREEWKGSETYSPNTAYGVDFLVPVMGYVCRICHKFYHSNSGAQLSHCKSLGHFENLQKYKAAKNPSPTTRPVSRRCAINARNALTALFTSSGRPPSQSNTQDKTPSKVTARPSQPPLPRRSTRLKT
- the CIZ1 gene encoding cip1-interacting zinc finger protein isoform X2, with product MFNQQQQQQLQQLQQQQLQQQQLQQQQLLQLQQLLQQSPPQAPLPMAVSRGLPAQQPQQPLLNLQGTNSASLLNGSMLQRALLLQQLQGLDQFAMPPATYDTAGLTMPTATLGNLRGYGMASPGLAAPSLTAPSLTPPQLATPNLQQFFPQATRQSLLGPPPVGVPMNPSQFNLSGRNPQKQARTSSSTTSNRKTMPVEDKSDPPEGSEEAAEPRMDTPEDQDLPPCPEDIAKEKCTAAPEPEPCEVSEPPAKRLRSSEEPTEKEPPGQLQAKAQPQARMTVPKQTQTPDLLPEPREAQVLPRFQPRVLQVQAQVQSQTQPRIPPTDTQVQPKLQKQAQTQTSPEHLVLQQKQVQPQLQQEAEPQKQMQPQVQPQAHSQAPRQVQLQQEAELQKRLQPQARSQPPRQVHLQLQKQAQTQTYPQVHTQAQPRVQPQEQPPAQVPVQPPEQTHEQPQTQPQVSVLAPEQTPVVVHVCGLEMPSDAVEAGGGMEKTLPEPVGTRVSMEEIQKESASGLDVGECENRAREMPGVWGAGGSLKVTILQSSDSRAFSTVPLTPVPRPSDSASSTPAATSTPSKQALQFFCYICKASCSSQQEFQDHMSEPQHQQRLGEIQHMSQACLLSLLPVPRDVLETEDEEPPPRRWCNTCQLYYVGDLIQHRRTQDHKIAKQSLRPFCTVCNRYFKTPRKFVEHVKSQGHKDKAKEVTRAPSEDMGPERYRALAKATQQVEVFPSPNSQQLKSLEKEIAGQDEDHFITVDAVGCFEGDEEEEDDEDEEEIEVEEELCKQVRSRDISREEWKGSETYSPNTAYGVDFLVPVMGYVCRICHKFYHSNSGAQLSHCKSLGHFENLQKYKAAKNPSPTTRPVSRRCAINARNALTALFTSSGRPPSQSNTQDKTPSKVTARPSQPPLPRRSTRLKT